The Mus musculus strain C57BL/6J chromosome 16, GRCm38.p6 C57BL/6J DNA window caaacctttgggacacaatgaaagcatttctaagagggaaactcatagctctgagtacctccaagaagaaacgggagagagcacatactagcagcttgacaacacatctaaaagctctagaaaaaaaggaagcaaattcacccaagaggagtagacggcaggaaataatcaaactcaggggtgaaattaaccaagtggaaacaagaagaactattcaaagaattaaccaaacgaggagttggttctttgagaaaatcaacaagatagataaacccttagctagactcactagagggcaaagggacaaaatcctaatcaacaaaatcagaaatgaaaagggagacataacaacagatcctgaagaaatccaaaacaccatcagatccttctacaaaagcttatactcaacaaaactggaaaacctggacgaaatggacaaatttctggacagataccaggtaccaaagttgaatcaggatcaagttgaccttctaaacagtcccatatctcctaaagaaatagaagcagttattaatagtctcccaaccaaaaaaagcccaggaccagatgggtttagtgcagagttctatcagaccttcaaagaagatctaattccagttctgcacaaactatttcacaagatagaagtagaaggtactctacccaactcattttatgaagccactattactctgatacctaaaccacagaaagatccaacaaagatagagaacttcagaccaatttctcttatgaatatcgatgcaaaaatccttaataaaattctcgctaaccgaatccaagaacacattaaagaaatcatccatcctgaccaagtaggttttattccagggatgcagggatggtttaatatacgaaaatccatcaatgtaatccattatataaacaaactcaaagacaaaaaccacatgatcatctcgttagatgcagaaaaagcatttgacaagatccaacacccattcatgataaaagttttggaaagatcaggaattcaaggcccatacctaaacataataaaagcaatctacagcaaaccagtagccaacatcaaagtaaatggagagaagctggaagcaatcccactaaaatcagggactagacaaggctgcccactttctccctaccttttcaacatagtacttgaagtattagccagagcaattcgacaacaaaaggagatcaaggggatacaaattggaaaagaggaagtcaaaatatcactttttgcagatgatatgatagtatatataagtgaccctaaaaattccaccagagaactcctaaacctgataaacagctttggtgaagtagctggatataaaattaactcaaacaagtcaatggcctttctctacacaaagaataaacaggctgagaaagaaattagggaaacaacacccttctcaatagtcacaaataatataaaatatctcggcgtgactctaactaaggaagtaaaagatctgtatgataaaaacttcaagtctctgaagaaagaaattaaagaagatctcagaagatggaaagatctcccatgctcatggattggcaggatcaacattgtaaaaatggctatcttgccaaaagcaatctacagattcaatgcaatccccatcaaaattccaactcaattcttcaacgaattagaaggagcaatttgcaaattcatctggaataacaaaaaacctaggatagcaaaaactcttctcaaggataaaagaacctctggtggaatcaccatgcctgacctaaagctttactacagggcaattgtgataaaaactacatggtactggtatagagacagacaagtagaccaatggaatagaattgaagacccagaaatgaacccacacacctatggtcacttgatcttcgacaagggagctaaaaccatccagtggaagaaagacagcattttcaacaattggtgctggcacaactggttgttatcatgtagaagaatgcgaatcgatccatacttatctccttgtactaaggtcaaatctaagtggatcaaggaacttcacataaaaccagagacactgaaacttatagaggagaaagtggggaaaagccttgaagatatgggtacaggggaaagattcctgaacagaacagcaatggcttgctctgtaagatcgagaattgacaaatgggacctaatgaaactccaaagtttctgcaaggcaaaagacaccgtcaataggacaaaaagaccaccaacagattgggaaaggatctttacctatcctaaatcagataggggactaatatccaacatatataaagaactcaagaaggtggacttcagaaaatcaaataaccccattaaaaaatggggctcagaactgaacaaagaattctcacctgaggaataccgaatggcagagaagcacctgaaaaaatgctcaacatccttaatcatcagggaaatgcaaatcaaaacaaccctgagattccacctcacaccagtcagaatggctaagatcaaaaattcaggtgacagcagatgctggcgtggatgtggagaaagaggaacactcctccattgttggtgggattgcaggcttgtacaaccactatggaaatcagtctggcggttcctcagaaaactggatatagtactaccggaggatccagcaatacctctcctgggcatatatccagaagatgccccaactggtaagaaggacacatgctccactatgttcatagcagccttatttataatagccagaagctggaaggaacccagatgcccctcaacagaggaatggatacagaagatgtggtacatctacacaatggagtactactcagctattaaaaagaatgaatttatgaaattcctggccaaatggatggacctggagggcatcatcctgagtgaggtaacacattcacaaaggaactcacacaatatgtactcactgataagtggatattagcccaaaacctaagatacccaagatataagatacaatttcctaaacacatgaaactcaagaaaaatgaagactgaagtgtgaacactatgcccctccttagaagtgggagcaaaacacccttggaaggagttacagagacaaagtttggagctgagataaaaggatggaccatgtagacactaccatatccggggatccatcccataatcagcttccaaatgctgacaccattgcatacactagcaagattatgctgaaaggaccctgatatagctgtctcttgtcagagtatgcctgggcctagcaagcatagaagtggatgctcacagtcggctattggatggatcacatggcccccaatgaaggagctagagaaagtaccaaagaagctaaagggatctgcaacactataggtggaacaacattatgaactaaccagtaccccggagctcttgactctagctgcatatgcatcaaaagatggcctagtcggccatcactggaaagagaggcccattggacacgcaaactttatatgccccagtacaggggaacgccagggccataaaaggggagtgggtgggtaggggagagggggtgggtggctatgggggacttttggtatagcattgcaaatgtaaatgagcgaaatacctaataaaaaatggaaaaaaaaaaaaaaaaaaaaaaaaagaaaagaaagaaaagaaagagaaagaaagaaacaaaaactgaaaatacCCAATAACTGCTGgagtctgtacacacacacacacaaacacacacacattacaaacaCAGTATACACCTGTACACATGTATACTTTTATACCATATTTTTACCTGCAAAAAGTAAAGTTAAAAAGCCCAAACTTTAAAAGAGAAGAACTTAGTTTTGGGCACCTCTGGTACTTAAATCTGTAGTGCATCATGGATACAGTAGGCGTACTCTATGCTGCCTGGAACATACTGAAGGAAGGTTTTTCTTGTGGCTCTAACACTGTCATGGTACCATGATGTGTGTAGTTTTAGTAGGTACAACATTCATCAGTCTTGTTTCAGTCAGTCTTTACTAAGGTTTACAGAGATGGAAAGATTATTGTAACAGAAGTATGTAGGAAGACCTGCCATGGTCAAATCAAACTTTACTTGTGATTGAAAAACTAGTTTCTAGGTTGCATATTCATTAGACTCTGTTGGCTTTCTTATCATATTTCATGTTAAAAGGACTTGattataagaaaatttaaattgcAGTTTAGCAAGGTATACTGAATACAATATATAGTGTTGCTTTGAGTTTTGTCAGTGTCTAAGcttcagaggcagatggatataTTTAAAGATGTGTAcgtaaacatttttatatttgatgTGCCATGTTAGGGAGGCATGAACAAAGAACTGGGAGACTAGAGAGAGTATACTGCAGTTCATAAAATAGGTTTATAAAAAGTTACACTATAGCTAGATTACACTTGTGGGGTTGGAGAAGACACATGGTGATTCCATTGATATCTAAGTTCAGATTCTGTGAACCTGATATGAATGTGCTCGCTTGAAAGGCCAGTTAACCTTTAGTGCATTGACTTATGTGCTAGGGCTTTCAAGCAGATTTGCGCACCTGAAATTAAGCACAGACTTAGAGTCTCTAGTACTGGAGCCGTAAGTAAATGTATGCTCTGTTAGCACAGGGTTTAGAACAGTGTGGCCATAGCTAAAAGGATTACTGTGTGCAGTGCATGCTGCTTTTCACTTTATACTCAGCCAGCTTCAGACTTCAGGCTTCCCAGGTCCTGGTGGGGTTTGATTTTTGAACCTTCTTGGAGTAGTTAGGAGAGAACATTAAAAAATCAGAGTTAGGTATTGGTGTCAGCTCTTGCTGTTAAAACCAGCTAGAGTTCTTAAAGATGTGGCATATGCCAGCTTTGCCAGATTCTACTTCAGATAACGATGAATAAACTTAGCAGGAGGACAGACAACACTGAGTCCAAGAGCATTTGCAGAATAGGTGTGCAAGAAAACAGATGGAAATGAAATTGCTAAATTAAAGCAAGGATTGATTGACTTTCCCTAAAACAGTTAAACTGGGTCTGACTCTGAGAGGAGCTCACTGTGCTGTACACCTGTGACAGCTCATTGGTTACACAGGCTCTTCTCGCCTTCAGAACCTTACATTGTACTTACTGTTGTGAAGTCCAGCCCAGAGACACTGTAATGTGCCCTAAATGTCAAATGCTTCTTATACAATATGCATACTACACAATACCAAAAAACTAATCAGTTATATTTTAGTTCATACTTAGTGTAAATTTATCTTCAACACTAGTATTTGTGTTTCCCTTCAGTcacagtagtggtgcacacctctatCTATTTCCAAtacttggaaaacagaaaatggagGCTCTTTGTGATTGGAAGGCcatctggtctacataatgagttctaggacagctaggacttcataataagaccctgtctagtGAGCTGTCCACTTCCGTTTATGTTACtatattaaattttatgtaaAGAGACTAGttcatttgtgtttcttctgAGGAGTCTTAGTGTTCCCTGATGGCAGGATGTTAAGCAGAATGGATGAGGATGACTGTCTAGAAACTGGAGGTGTTGCTTAGGGTAGAACATTTGCCCAGCAAGATCATCTGCAGTACCACACaacaagaagaagggaaggaggagggagatggagagtgaGACGGGAAAGCTAAAGTGTAGCTCATCTACTTAAAAGTACTTCCCAGGTTCTAGTTAGAGTGGCAAGCTCCCCACTCACCTCTGTTTTTATACTGCTGACTTTCCAATGCACTGTATACTTAGAACATTTTTGTCACTTCAGGTGGGTAGGATACCCTATTAGGGAGGCCTGTCCCGATTAGGCTTGAAAGTTTCTAAGAAATGAATATTGCAAATGCCAGCAATTTGCAGGGATGTGAGTGAACTGTCATCACCTATGTAGTTGAGCCTGAGAGAGCTATTACTTTAATTGTGACTTCTGTTAATGAATTGCATTTATTCTTTCTAAACTTATAGTAGTTATAATCTTATAATTCTGTCCGCTTAGTAATACTATTTATTCATTTGAATACATCTTTGTTAGAATTTTAAGTGAAATATTGTCAGTTAATTTTTTTGCGAATAGAAGAACCCACCTGTGGGAAATGTTACTTGCTTTGAAAGCTGAGTGTATACACCTGTGCCGTTTCATTAGGTGGAATCCCAGACGTAACCTGTCATCCTCAGAGAGGCTTTAGGCTGCTCACTAACCTCTCTCTCCTGTAGGAGTGTGGTAAAACAATTGTCCTGCACAGACTTTACCCAGGGCCAAGTGCCCTACTCAAATAGGTCTTTCTAAGCATGCTCATGCAGATCATAATTCAGAGAATTGTATTTACCCAATTGCATATGCCCTATTCTTGAGACTATCCCAAACCAGTGAGAAATGTGTTGTAGATCAGGACAGACCAGTGCAGGATTCAGTACCATTAGAGGTGATTTGTGGTGATCTGTGTAGTCAGGTCCTTGAAAGTGTGAGTTTAAAAGGACaagctttctctttgtttttatgataagatgcacacacacaagtctacattttaaatttaccACAATGTTAAGTAGACTGTCtacaaaaatagattttataaGATAAACCAAattctctaatttatttttattttcatttaataatatgTATTAATAGCTTTGGAAACAAATTATTGAGTTATTTTTGCTATCTATTATTTTAATATGTGCTTATATTGATGGCATAATACATGGAGCCAGTGATTCTATGTTTCGCGAAGATAAGAACCCATTACAAAGGCTTAAAATATATGCCCAAGGGAAGGGCTCACTCATCCTACACAAGTTAGAATATATGGTATTAgagacagtgtctttttttttttttttttttttttttttttggtttttcgagacagggtttctctgtatagccctggaactcactttgtagaccaggttggcctcaaactcagaaatccacctgcctctgcctcccgagtgctgggattaaaggtgtgtgccaccacgcccggctgagacaGTGTCTTAATATACAAGCACTCAGAAGTGATTCTCATAGGTGCAGGAGGCTCTGACCAGTAGTTCAAAGAGAGAGTCCTTTAGAATAAATTAGGTGTCCACCTGGTGTACATTTACTGATGGTTATACTAGATACCTGATCTATGGGTCCCATTAAAAGGTTTTGTTCTTGCTGAGGGCAATATTGTCATCCTATTGACTAACTGTAACTCATAAAAGCGTGCAAAGGAAAGTATCCACAATTTCACAATTTTGAAAAGACAttaacttttaacttttttttagcTTATTTGAAATATATAGAATGGTGTATGCTCCTATAACATTGCAAAATAACAAAGCATGATTGGCAGCCCTTTTCTCTAGAGGACTGAATTCTAAGGTCATTGCATTTTCTGATACTTCCTCTATATTTTGTTTTCCCTACAATTTTGTAATGTCATTAGCAGATGGGTCAAAGCTGTGGGAAAGAtctagagctttttttttttttttttttttggtatcagACAGAGGGTGAGCAGGACCATTTTTGACAGGTTTTCACCACACTGGTAGATGGCCCTGACTGCTCTGCAGGAAGTGTATAGGCTGGATGCACGCAGAGGAAGCTGTTGTGTTTGTTTACTTAGCCATATTAAAACTCTGATTCTGGAACCTTCTTTTCTGTGCATTCTCATTCTCAGTGGCTCTGTTTCTCTTTTCAGTTCCTGTTTTGATGACTTACTTTGGTTCTTCGTTCTTTCTGATGTTGAAAAACTATATGAGAAACATTTCTACCATGTAGATTTTGGAAAATAACTTTGTTAAAATGTTTCAATTTTGCATACTACTATTTGATGCGCAGGAAACATTTATTTCAAATGTGCCCCATGGTGCAATCTACACACTGGAGGCATTGTCCTCAGTATTAAATGTTAAGGGAGAGTGTCtttttcctaatatttttgtcttttcagaAAACAGCACCAGTTACCTCATTGAATTGAGTTTTTTCTAGGAATGAAACCAAGAGGAATAAAAGAAGCTGTCTCTACTCCAGCACGAGCAAGCCACAGGGACCAGGAGTGGTATGATGCTGAAATTGCCAGGAAATTGCAAGAAGAAGAACTTTTGGTGAGTACATTTAAGGTAAAAGTTCAAACAAAGGGCTGTACAAGCTGAAGCATAATTCAGTTTTATAATAAACACGATAGAGTTCTGCTGTTGGCATTACGGATCCCACAGTGGAACTCTATAACTTGAGTcttttctgggggtggggagaatcaaGCCAGTGGCAGTGCAGCAGAATATACTCCCCATTACCCATGATTAAGTTTTATAGTTTTGGTTATCTGATATTGAAAATAAATACTTTGAGTGCATTATTCAATGTGGCATCTTCCATTACTGGAATTATTGATATTTTCCTGTGACTGATTTGTAAATTAAACCATTTTGAGTTTGTTTGCATTGGGAAAGTAGTCTTCACAGGGTTTGGCATTATCTGCAGTTTCAGGAAGCAGCTTCACTTAGCCTACAGGGATATAGCTTAGTGCATAAGGAACCCTTCTACATCTGCTTGTGTGGATTGATAAGGCATTAGCAGCAAAACTCCATATTCTGATGTCTGCATTAATACATTTTGGTGGTTCTCTAAAAATATTCTGTTGAGTAGGTTGCAAAGTGTTTCTGTTCTGACTGGTGAAAGTATATCCACTGGCCAACAACTTCAGGGATTCAACTACAATTCCAGTTGATTTTCTATAAGACATTTTAAATGGATAGCACATCTTccagttgtttgttgtttttgattcGCAGGCTACTCATGTGGACATGAGAGCAGCTCAGGTTGCCCAGGATGAGGTCAGTTCCCATCAATAAGGTTTCCCTACATTGTGAGAAACAACTTCAAATCTGGAATTAATGCCATTGCCTGTGTCTCGCTTAGGAAATTGCTCGACTTCTAATGGCTGAAGAAAAAAAAGCTTACAAGAAAGCCAAAGAGCGAGAAAAGTCATCTTTGGACAAAAGGAAACATGACCCTGAATGCAAGGTAATGTGgggc harbors:
- the Ccdc50 gene encoding coiled-coil domain-containing protein 50 isoform 3 (isoform 3 is encoded by transcript variant 3), which translates into the protein MKPRGIKEAVSTPARASHRDQEWYDAEIARKLQEEELLATHVDMRAAQVAQDEEIARLLMAEEKKAYKKAKEREKSSLDKRKHDPECKLKAKSAHSKSKEGDEAHRSKIDRPSRPPPPTMMGLEDTDPTHFTNQHSTTWHLPKSESSQKGFHNKQ